The Cellulomonas sp. P24 genome contains a region encoding:
- a CDS encoding ATP-binding cassette domain-containing protein → MSSESETVRAATGVATATWAIDVDRVSKSFGLTRAVDDMSLSVAPGHVVGVIGPNGAGKSTLMRLAAGEVAADTGRLTIGGEPVDLSHFSPRLAHERGVRTVHQELSLCTNLRVFENFLVEFGRERRVGLRAAMKERAAAALELAFPGSGISPDSEVSRLSLAQQQMVEIARAVSSTDLRVLILDEPTSALPADRVEQLRDLLATVRSRGVATILITHRLTEVLDLTDNVVVMRNGSAVWRSATADVTRDQLVAIMSGGTGFEVAEKTAETATTTEPGTDGHRRLLEVSGLTRGPLRDVSVHVDAGEIVGIYGLEGSGQRELLRTVFDARRRDHGSAVRLGGEVSFVSGDRRREGLFPLWPIAGNLTLSSLPRLARAGVIKRAAENEFIAHWLTRLAVKTAGADDPITALSGGNQQKVVIARALGTEADLVILDDPTRGVDPRTKGEVFELLRESAHRGRAGLIYSTEELELLACDRVYVLSVGAVVAELSGEQLTRENLVTAAFQGQRQLDRTAESESAAAPDSGLHRVATAIRTRMRGQRWPVPVAVVAVMLGVLQTLNQDVLAANGLNLLIGSSLPLVLAAIAQMFVVAVGDIDLGLGSLLGLVNVIGVTWLTKSPLLGALSLVAAVLAYMLLGALVHVRRLPAIVATLGASFVWLGLAQTVLPMVGGEAPSWLIDVYSLSLPVVPEPVLLTVIAAGTGWWVMMRTRFGVLLRGFGNNSVAISTAGWSTLAIRSMAFGIAGVFGVLAGLALTAVTTSGDASAAQSYTLLSVTAVIIGGSEFIGGVVEPVGVVAGAVTLSLVGVLLSLLGVDPNFTAAVEGLILILVLAGRSLARKVRTS, encoded by the coding sequence ATGTCGAGCGAGTCAGAGACGGTCCGCGCGGCGACCGGGGTCGCCACCGCGACCTGGGCGATCGACGTGGACCGGGTGAGCAAGTCGTTCGGGCTGACCCGAGCCGTCGACGACATGAGCCTGTCGGTGGCGCCCGGGCACGTCGTCGGCGTGATCGGGCCGAACGGTGCCGGCAAGAGCACGCTCATGCGGCTGGCCGCCGGTGAGGTCGCCGCCGACACCGGCCGCCTCACCATCGGGGGCGAGCCGGTGGACCTCAGCCACTTCTCACCGCGCCTGGCCCACGAGCGGGGCGTCCGGACCGTGCACCAGGAGCTCTCGCTGTGCACCAACCTCCGCGTGTTCGAGAACTTCCTGGTCGAGTTCGGCCGGGAACGCCGGGTCGGGCTGCGCGCCGCGATGAAGGAGCGCGCGGCTGCCGCGCTCGAGCTCGCATTCCCGGGAAGCGGGATCTCTCCCGACTCCGAGGTGTCCCGGCTCTCGCTCGCCCAGCAGCAGATGGTCGAGATCGCGCGCGCGGTCAGCAGCACGGACCTGCGGGTGCTGATCCTCGACGAGCCGACCTCGGCGCTCCCCGCGGACCGGGTCGAGCAGCTGCGTGACCTGCTCGCGACCGTGCGGAGCCGCGGCGTCGCGACGATCCTCATCACCCACCGTCTGACGGAGGTGCTCGACCTCACCGACAACGTGGTCGTGATGCGCAACGGCAGCGCGGTGTGGCGCAGCGCGACGGCGGACGTCACGCGCGACCAGCTCGTCGCGATCATGAGCGGTGGGACGGGGTTCGAGGTCGCCGAGAAGACCGCCGAGACCGCGACCACGACTGAGCCGGGCACCGACGGGCACCGACGTCTCCTCGAGGTGTCCGGACTGACCCGAGGACCGTTGCGCGACGTCAGCGTGCACGTCGACGCGGGGGAGATCGTCGGCATCTACGGACTCGAGGGCAGCGGACAGCGCGAGCTGCTGCGCACGGTCTTCGACGCGCGGCGCCGAGACCACGGCTCGGCCGTCCGCCTCGGCGGCGAGGTCTCGTTCGTCAGCGGTGACCGCCGACGCGAGGGCCTCTTCCCGCTGTGGCCGATCGCCGGCAACCTGACGCTCTCGAGCCTGCCGCGGCTCGCCCGTGCCGGGGTGATCAAGCGTGCGGCGGAGAACGAGTTCATCGCCCACTGGTTGACGCGGCTCGCGGTCAAGACCGCCGGCGCCGACGACCCGATCACGGCGCTCAGCGGCGGGAACCAGCAGAAGGTGGTCATCGCCCGAGCCCTGGGCACCGAGGCGGACCTCGTGATCCTCGACGACCCGACCCGCGGCGTCGACCCCCGGACCAAGGGCGAGGTGTTCGAGCTCCTCCGGGAGTCCGCGCACCGGGGCCGCGCCGGACTGATCTACAGCACCGAGGAGCTCGAGCTCCTGGCGTGCGACCGGGTGTACGTGCTGTCGGTCGGCGCGGTCGTGGCCGAGCTGTCCGGTGAGCAGCTCACCCGCGAGAACCTCGTCACGGCCGCGTTCCAGGGGCAGCGCCAGCTCGACAGGACGGCGGAGTCGGAGAGCGCAGCGGCACCCGACAGCGGCCTGCACCGCGTGGCGACCGCGATCCGGACCCGGATGCGCGGCCAACGCTGGCCCGTCCCGGTCGCGGTCGTCGCGGTCATGCTCGGCGTCCTGCAGACCCTGAACCAGGACGTGCTCGCAGCCAACGGGCTGAACCTGTTGATCGGTTCCAGCCTGCCGCTCGTGCTGGCGGCGATCGCCCAGATGTTCGTCGTGGCGGTGGGCGACATCGACCTCGGCCTGGGTTCGCTCCTGGGCCTGGTGAACGTGATCGGCGTGACGTGGCTGACGAAGAGCCCGTTGCTCGGAGCCCTGAGCCTCGTCGCCGCGGTGCTGGCGTACATGCTGCTCGGAGCTCTCGTGCACGTGCGGCGCCTGCCGGCCATCGTCGCGACGCTGGGTGCGTCGTTCGTCTGGCTGGGACTGGCGCAGACGGTGCTGCCGATGGTGGGCGGTGAGGCGCCGTCGTGGCTGATCGACGTCTACTCGCTCTCGTTGCCGGTCGTGCCGGAACCCGTCCTGCTCACCGTGATCGCAGCCGGCACCGGGTGGTGGGTGATGATGCGGACGCGGTTCGGCGTGCTGCTCCGCGGCTTCGGGAACAACTCGGTCGCCATCTCGACGGCCGGCTGGTCGACGTTGGCCATCCGGAGCATGGCGTTCGGGATCGCCGGGGTGTTCGGGGTGCTGGCCGGTCTCGCCCTGACGGCCGTGACCACGTCGGGCGACGCGAGCGCAGCGCAGTCCTACACGCTCCTCAGCGTCACCGCCGTGATCATCGGCGGCAGCGAGTTCATCGGCGGCGTCGTCGAACCCGTCGGCGTGGTCGCCGGTGCCGTGACGCTCTCGCTCGTCGGTGTGCTGCTGAGCCTGCTCGGCGTCGACCCCAACTTCACAGCGGCCGTCGAGGGCCTGATCCTGATCCTCGTGCTCGCCGGGCGCAGCCTGGCCAGGAAGGTGCGGACATCATGA
- a CDS encoding ABC transporter permease: MTTSSRMQTAWATRGAFLKRAPWVWAILGSLIAWVLIGVVTQRFSFGSLTINATAASFLAFVALGQMLVITGGGGGIDLSVPFVITLSAYWSSGVMNGSDSRLVTGIAVALGLGLVVGLTNATVIIGLGMPPIVGTLAVGFLADSAVNVYASHATQGAPSPALADFVRGTFLGVPRLVEIAVLLTIAVALGMRWLVRGRQLVAVGQGEQAARLSGVPVGVIRAGTYLASSVLAGFAGLALAGYNNSAFLNMGRPYQLASIGAVVLGGSLIAGGRSTAVGTAGGALFLTLVLTLMQSSKLDIGIQNVGEGILIIAVLLVAGGGSGGEARRGRLRRGRQGPAVPAATGDPVGPSPQGAQT; this comes from the coding sequence ATGACGACGTCGAGTCGGATGCAGACGGCATGGGCGACGCGCGGAGCGTTCCTCAAGCGTGCGCCCTGGGTGTGGGCCATCCTCGGGTCGCTGATCGCCTGGGTGCTCATCGGGGTGGTCACGCAGCGGTTCTCGTTCGGGTCGCTGACGATCAACGCGACCGCCGCCTCGTTCCTCGCCTTCGTCGCGCTCGGGCAGATGCTCGTGATCACCGGTGGCGGCGGCGGGATCGACCTGTCCGTGCCGTTCGTGATCACCCTGAGCGCGTACTGGTCCTCCGGTGTCATGAACGGGAGCGACTCGCGGCTGGTGACCGGGATCGCCGTCGCCCTCGGGCTCGGGCTGGTGGTCGGGCTGACGAACGCCACGGTGATCATCGGGCTCGGCATGCCTCCGATCGTCGGCACGCTGGCGGTCGGCTTCCTCGCCGACTCCGCGGTGAACGTGTACGCGAGCCATGCCACGCAGGGTGCACCGAGCCCTGCCCTCGCGGACTTCGTGCGCGGGACGTTCCTCGGCGTCCCTCGGCTGGTCGAGATCGCCGTGCTCCTGACGATCGCCGTCGCGCTCGGCATGCGCTGGCTGGTGCGCGGGCGTCAGCTCGTCGCCGTCGGCCAGGGCGAGCAGGCGGCACGCCTGAGCGGTGTGCCGGTCGGGGTCATCCGGGCCGGGACGTATCTCGCGAGCAGCGTGCTCGCGGGGTTCGCGGGCCTCGCGCTCGCGGGCTACAACAACTCCGCGTTCCTCAACATGGGGCGCCCGTACCAGCTTGCGTCGATCGGTGCCGTCGTGCTCGGCGGCAGCCTCATCGCCGGTGGCCGGAGCACGGCCGTCGGCACGGCAGGCGGCGCGCTGTTCCTGACGCTCGTCCTGACGCTCATGCAGTCCTCGAAGCTCGACATCGGCATCCAGAACGTCGGGGAGGGCATCCTGATCATCGCCGTCCTCCTCGTGGCGGGTGGCGGCTCAGGAGGAGAGGCCCGCCGTGGCCGGCTGCGGCGCGGTCGACAGGGACCGGCGGTTCCAGCGGCCACCGGGGATCCGGTCGGCCCGTCACCCCAGGGCGCGCAGACGTGA
- a CDS encoding 2-dehydro-3-deoxygalactonokinase, whose translation MTELTRARAVALDWGTTRCRAYLLGDGGTVLSERQSPSGIMAVSARAVAAGTPAQEVFEQVFDELCGGWLAAAPGSR comes from the coding sequence ATGACGGAACTGACGAGGGCACGTGCCGTCGCCCTGGACTGGGGCACGACCCGCTGCCGCGCGTACCTGCTCGGCGACGGCGGGACGGTGCTGTCGGAGCGGCAGAGCCCCTCGGGGATCATGGCCGTGTCCGCGCGTGCGGTCGCCGCCGGCACCCCGGCGCAGGAGGTGTTCGAGCAGGTCTTCGACGAGCTCTGCGGCGGGTGGCTGGCTGCCGCCCCCGGATCCCGGTGA
- a CDS encoding 2-dehydro-3-deoxygalactonokinase produces MAGCRPRIPVIACGMVGSNRGWAEAAYREVPADLASPGPALTQVRTSAGVVVHIIPGLISSAALPDVMRGEESQILGALAGPDGVVAADGTKERIVVLPGTHSKWVRVVGTTVTAFTTCMTGELYALLMKDSTLALLAERPDLPDWTAFDKGVEVATSPAGSGGILTTAFSARTMVLTGMLAPHQVGDYVSGLLIGHELAGIGAAWLEGYASDVLLCGNAQLNERYRRALARRGVPAELAAPRAAAAGMWHVAVAAGLVQDEVVVDDRPGGRDARRGERENVN; encoded by the coding sequence GTGGCTGGCTGCCGCCCCCGGATCCCGGTGATTGCGTGCGGGATGGTCGGGAGCAACCGTGGGTGGGCCGAGGCCGCCTACCGCGAGGTGCCCGCGGACCTCGCGTCGCCCGGGCCGGCGCTCACGCAGGTGCGCACCAGCGCGGGCGTCGTCGTGCACATCATCCCCGGGCTGATCTCCTCGGCGGCGCTGCCCGACGTCATGCGCGGGGAGGAGTCGCAGATCCTCGGGGCGCTCGCCGGACCCGACGGCGTCGTCGCGGCCGACGGGACGAAGGAGCGGATCGTCGTCCTTCCCGGGACGCACTCGAAGTGGGTGCGGGTGGTCGGCACCACGGTGACGGCCTTCACGACCTGCATGACCGGTGAGCTCTACGCCCTCCTGATGAAGGACAGCACGCTCGCCCTCCTGGCGGAACGACCGGACCTCCCGGACTGGACCGCGTTCGACAAGGGGGTGGAGGTCGCGACGTCACCGGCCGGGAGCGGCGGGATCCTCACCACGGCGTTCTCCGCCCGCACCATGGTCCTGACGGGCATGCTCGCGCCGCACCAGGTGGGCGACTACGTGTCCGGCCTGCTGATCGGTCACGAGCTGGCCGGGATCGGGGCCGCCTGGCTCGAGGGGTACGCGAGCGACGTCCTCCTGTGCGGGAACGCGCAGCTCAACGAACGCTACCGACGTGCCCTCGCGCGTCGAGGTGTCCCGGCCGAGCTCGCCGCGCCGCGTGCGGCGGCCGCAGGGATGTGGCACGTCGCCGTGGCCGCCGGCCTGGTTCAGGACGAGGTCGTCGTCGACGACCGGCCCGGTGGTCGCGACGCGAGAAGGGGCGAACGTGAGAACGTCAACTGA
- a CDS encoding 2-dehydro-3-deoxy-6-phosphogalactonate aldolase codes for MRTSTENAAPPLIAILRGVTEREAADVGRCLYDAGFRALEIPLNSPDPLRSIEAFRAAVPDDCAVGAGTVLTVEQVRQCREAGAEMIISPNTDPAVIRETVRLGMESFPGAATPTEAFAALAAGARSIKIFPADQVGTAGLRAWTAVIPRGTGLLPVGGVDASNLAAWRAAGATGFGIGSSLYRAGLEIDELRRRAAGILAAWAATTTTSGGTA; via the coding sequence GTGAGAACGTCAACTGAGAACGCGGCCCCGCCGCTCATCGCGATCCTCCGCGGGGTGACGGAGCGAGAGGCGGCCGATGTCGGCCGGTGCCTCTACGACGCGGGGTTCCGGGCGCTCGAGATCCCGCTGAACTCGCCGGACCCGCTCCGGTCGATCGAGGCGTTCCGGGCGGCGGTGCCGGACGACTGCGCCGTCGGCGCCGGGACCGTGCTGACGGTCGAGCAGGTCCGGCAGTGCCGTGAGGCGGGGGCGGAGATGATCATCTCGCCGAACACCGATCCCGCGGTGATCCGCGAGACGGTGCGGCTCGGCATGGAGTCCTTCCCGGGTGCGGCGACCCCGACCGAGGCCTTCGCCGCCCTCGCGGCCGGGGCCCGGAGCATCAAGATCTTCCCGGCCGACCAGGTGGGCACGGCCGGGCTCCGGGCGTGGACCGCCGTCATCCCGCGCGGGACGGGACTGCTCCCCGTGGGCGGCGTGGACGCGTCGAACCTGGCGGCGTGGCGGGCAGCCGGGGCCACCGGGTTCGGGATCGGGTCCTCGCTGTATCGCGCGGGCCTCGAGATCGACGAGCTGCGCCGTCGTGCCGCCGGGATCCTCGCGGCATGGGCGGCAACGACCACCACCTCAGGAGGCACCGCATGA
- the dgoD gene encoding galactonate dehydratase — MKITALTTYAVPPRWLFLKIETDEGIVGWGEPVLEGRAATVAAAVEELSDYVIGQDARNIEDIWTVLYRGGFYRGGPILMSAIAGIDQALWDIKGKALGVPVHELLGGRVRDRMRVYSWIGGDRPAETAAAARDAVDRGFTAVKMNGTEELQYIDTWDKVELCLSNVAAVRDAVGPNVGIGVDFHGRVHKPMAKVLIAELEPYKLMFIEEPVLSENVDSMLDVLRNTPTPIALGERLFSRWDVKEILASGAVDIIQPDPSHAGGITETRKIAAMAEAYDVGLALHCPLGPIALATCLQIDAGCHNAFIQEQSLGIHYNTSNDLLDYVVDPAVFAYEDGMVAIPDGPGLGIEVNEEYVVERAREGHRWRNPIWRHADGSVAEW, encoded by the coding sequence ATGAAGATCACCGCGCTGACCACCTACGCGGTACCGCCGCGCTGGCTGTTCCTCAAGATCGAGACCGACGAGGGGATCGTCGGATGGGGTGAACCGGTGCTCGAAGGGCGTGCCGCGACGGTCGCCGCCGCCGTCGAGGAGCTCTCCGACTACGTGATCGGCCAGGATGCCCGCAACATCGAGGACATCTGGACGGTTCTCTACCGCGGGGGCTTCTACCGGGGCGGACCGATCCTGATGAGCGCGATCGCCGGGATCGACCAGGCGCTGTGGGACATCAAGGGGAAGGCGCTGGGCGTCCCCGTGCACGAGCTCCTCGGCGGGCGCGTCCGTGACCGGATGCGGGTGTACTCGTGGATCGGCGGCGATCGCCCGGCCGAGACGGCGGCCGCCGCGCGCGATGCTGTCGATCGAGGCTTCACCGCAGTGAAGATGAACGGGACCGAGGAGCTGCAGTACATCGACACGTGGGACAAGGTCGAGCTCTGCCTCTCCAACGTCGCTGCCGTCCGCGACGCGGTGGGTCCGAACGTCGGCATCGGCGTCGACTTCCACGGCCGCGTGCACAAGCCGATGGCGAAGGTCCTGATCGCCGAGCTCGAGCCGTACAAGCTGATGTTCATCGAGGAGCCCGTCCTCAGCGAGAACGTCGACTCGATGCTCGACGTGCTCCGGAACACCCCGACGCCGATCGCGCTCGGGGAGCGGCTCTTCTCACGCTGGGACGTCAAGGAGATCCTGGCGAGCGGCGCGGTCGACATCATCCAGCCCGACCCGTCGCATGCCGGCGGGATCACCGAGACGCGCAAGATCGCCGCCATGGCGGAGGCCTACGACGTCGGGCTCGCGCTCCACTGCCCGCTCGGGCCGATCGCCCTTGCCACGTGCCTGCAGATCGACGCCGGCTGCCACAACGCGTTCATCCAGGAGCAGAGCCTCGGCATCCACTACAACACGTCGAACGACCTCCTCGACTACGTCGTCGACCCGGCGGTGTTCGCCTACGAGGACGGCATGGTGGCCATCCCGGACGGGCCCGGGCTGGGGATCGAGGTCAACGAGGAGTACGTCGTGGAACGTGCTCGGGAGGGGCACCGGTGGCGCAACCCGATCTGGCGTCACGCCGACGGGTCCGTCGCCGAGTGGTGA
- a CDS encoding mycothiol transferase — protein MDVADLLIDEFGRVREVVHRVVEGLTPDELSSRVDEDANSIAWLVWHLTRVQDDHVADAFGVEQVWTAQGWAERFALPLPTAATGYGHRSADVAAVTVSSGELLTGYLDAVHAQTVALLAELEPADLDRIVDESWDPPVSLGVRLVSVTADDLQHAGQAAFVRGMLSRREH, from the coding sequence ATGGACGTGGCAGACCTGCTGATCGACGAGTTCGGGCGCGTGCGCGAGGTCGTCCACCGCGTGGTCGAGGGCCTCACACCCGATGAGCTCTCCTCCCGGGTCGACGAGGACGCCAACTCGATCGCCTGGCTCGTGTGGCACCTGACCCGGGTCCAGGACGACCACGTCGCCGACGCGTTCGGCGTCGAGCAGGTCTGGACGGCGCAGGGATGGGCGGAACGCTTCGCCCTCCCGCTCCCGACGGCCGCGACCGGCTACGGCCACCGGTCCGCCGACGTCGCCGCCGTCACCGTGTCGTCCGGCGAGCTGCTGACCGGCTACCTCGACGCCGTGCACGCGCAGACCGTCGCGCTGCTCGCCGAGCTCGAGCCCGCCGACCTCGACCGCATCGTCGACGAGTCCTGGGACCCGCCGGTGAGCCTCGGCGTGCGGCTCGTCAGCGTGACGGCCGACGACCTCCAGCACGCCGGGCAGGCGGCCTTCGTCCGCGGGATGCTGTCGCGGCGCGAGCACTGA
- the pntB gene encoding Re/Si-specific NAD(P)(+) transhydrogenase subunit beta encodes MLTSLVQGVYLIAAVLFILSLAGLSKPSSARQGNIIGMVGMGLALAATVALALDRSQRPIIVTLILVVLVFAIGATIGIWRARTVEMTQMPELIAMLHSFVGASAVLVGYNSFITEPAETVHQVEVFLGVLIGAVTFTGSIVAYLKLSAKIKSAPLMLPGRNMLNLGALVVSAGLMGWFLATNSVVPLAVMTVIALLVGWHLVASIGGGDMPVVVSMLNSYSGWAAAAAGFMLNNNLLIVTGALVGSSGAILSYIMCRAMNRSFISVILGGFGVEGGTVAAGDVDYGEHREVLAPEVAEMLRNASSVIITPGYGMAVAKAQYPVADLTARLRHAGVTVRFGVHPVAGRLPGHMNVLLAEAKVPYDIVLEMDEINGDFPSTDVVLVIGANDTVNPAALEDPSSPIAGMPVLEVWKAKQVIVFKRSMATGYAGVQNPLFFRENTAMLFGDAKVQVEAILAAL; translated from the coding sequence ATGCTCACGTCTCTCGTTCAAGGCGTCTACCTGATCGCCGCGGTGCTCTTCATCCTGTCCCTCGCGGGGCTGTCCAAGCCGAGCTCCGCCCGGCAGGGGAACATCATCGGCATGGTCGGCATGGGCCTCGCCCTCGCCGCGACCGTCGCGCTCGCGCTGGACCGTAGCCAGCGGCCGATCATCGTCACGCTGATCCTGGTCGTGCTCGTGTTCGCGATCGGCGCCACGATCGGCATCTGGCGGGCTCGCACCGTCGAGATGACGCAGATGCCCGAGCTGATCGCGATGCTGCACAGCTTCGTCGGCGCCTCGGCCGTGCTCGTCGGCTACAACTCGTTCATCACCGAGCCGGCCGAGACCGTCCACCAGGTCGAGGTCTTCCTCGGGGTGCTCATCGGTGCGGTCACCTTCACCGGCTCGATCGTCGCGTACCTGAAGCTCTCCGCGAAGATCAAGAGCGCGCCGCTGATGCTCCCCGGGCGCAACATGCTCAACCTCGGCGCCCTCGTGGTGTCCGCCGGCCTGATGGGCTGGTTCCTGGCCACCAACTCGGTCGTCCCGTTGGCCGTCATGACCGTGATCGCCCTGCTGGTCGGCTGGCACCTCGTCGCCTCGATCGGCGGCGGGGACATGCCGGTCGTGGTCTCGATGCTGAACTCGTACTCCGGGTGGGCGGCCGCGGCAGCGGGCTTCATGCTCAACAACAACCTGCTCATCGTCACCGGTGCGCTCGTCGGCTCCTCCGGTGCGATCCTGTCCTACATCATGTGCCGGGCGATGAACCGCTCGTTCATCAGCGTGATCCTCGGCGGCTTCGGCGTCGAGGGCGGCACGGTCGCCGCCGGCGACGTCGACTACGGGGAGCACCGCGAGGTCCTCGCGCCCGAGGTGGCGGAGATGCTCAGGAACGCCAGCTCCGTCATCATCACCCCCGGCTACGGCATGGCCGTCGCCAAGGCCCAGTACCCGGTCGCGGACCTCACAGCCCGGCTCCGGCACGCCGGGGTCACGGTGCGGTTCGGCGTCCACCCGGTCGCCGGTCGTCTCCCCGGCCACATGAACGTGCTGCTCGCCGAGGCCAAGGTGCCGTACGACATCGTCCTGGAGATGGACGAGATCAACGGTGACTTCCCCTCGACCGACGTCGTCCTCGTCATCGGGGCCAACGACACCGTCAACCCCGCCGCCCTGGAGGATCCGAGCTCCCCGATCGCGGGGATGCCCGTGCTCGAGGTGTGGAAGGCCAAGCAGGTCATCGTGTTCAAGCGCTCGATGGCCACCGGGTACGCCGGCGTGCAGAACCCGCTGTTCTTCCGCGAGAACACGGCGATGCTCTTCGGCGACGCGAAGGTGCAGGTCGAGGCCATCCTCGCGGCACTGTAG
- a CDS encoding Re/Si-specific NAD(P)(+) transhydrogenase subunit alpha yields the protein MLIGIPKETRTGERLVAATPKTVTQLRKLGHEVVVQSGAGLGASFTDAVYEAAGATIGDAPTVWGADLVAAVNPPSDTEVASLHEGSTLVAMLSPHARGDLVAALAARGVTALALDAVPRISRAQALDVLSTMSNVAGYRAVIEAAEEYGGMFTGQVTAAGKTAPATVFVIGAGVAGLSSIGAAASLGAQVRAFDVRPEVGEQIESMGATFVQAATAQQEVSADGYARELTAEQEQLTQAMYAEESAKADIVITTALVRGSAPRTITAAMVAAMKPGSVIVDLAASGGGNCELTVPGEKIVTDNGVIIIGYTDLTSRMPQHTSQLFGTNIVHLMTLLTPAKDGAFVLDLEDQVQRGMTVASGGEILWPPPPIQVSAAAPAPAVAAAPTVDPVEKARREAEEARRKSMRRMVWTGLGVVLVTLAMTYSPTVFQTSFTVFALAVFIGYYVISNVSHSLHTPLMSQTNAISGIILVGALLQLGSDNTLVTVIAFLAASVASINIFGGFLVTYRMLGMFRKDA from the coding sequence ATGCTCATCGGCATACCCAAGGAGACCCGCACGGGTGAACGGCTCGTCGCCGCGACCCCCAAGACGGTCACCCAGCTCCGCAAGCTCGGCCACGAGGTCGTCGTGCAGTCCGGGGCCGGGCTCGGCGCCAGCTTCACCGACGCGGTCTACGAGGCCGCAGGCGCGACCATCGGCGATGCGCCGACCGTCTGGGGAGCCGACCTCGTCGCGGCCGTGAACCCGCCGTCGGATACCGAGGTCGCCTCCCTGCACGAGGGGAGCACCCTGGTCGCGATGCTCAGCCCGCACGCACGCGGCGACCTGGTCGCCGCGCTCGCCGCGCGGGGCGTGACGGCGCTCGCCCTCGACGCCGTACCGCGCATCTCGCGCGCGCAGGCCCTCGACGTGCTGTCGACGATGTCGAACGTCGCGGGCTACCGCGCGGTCATCGAGGCCGCCGAGGAGTACGGCGGGATGTTCACCGGCCAGGTGACCGCAGCCGGCAAGACCGCTCCGGCCACGGTGTTCGTCATCGGCGCCGGCGTCGCGGGCCTGTCGTCGATCGGCGCTGCGGCGAGCCTCGGCGCGCAGGTGCGCGCGTTCGACGTTCGCCCCGAGGTCGGCGAGCAGATCGAGTCGATGGGGGCCACGTTCGTCCAGGCGGCCACGGCGCAGCAGGAGGTGTCGGCGGACGGGTACGCCCGCGAGCTCACCGCCGAGCAGGAGCAGCTGACGCAGGCCATGTACGCCGAGGAGTCCGCCAAGGCGGACATCGTCATCACGACCGCCCTCGTGCGCGGCTCGGCGCCACGGACCATCACGGCGGCCATGGTGGCCGCGATGAAGCCCGGCTCGGTGATCGTCGACCTCGCGGCCTCCGGCGGCGGCAACTGCGAGCTCACGGTGCCGGGCGAGAAGATCGTCACCGACAACGGTGTGATCATCATCGGCTACACCGACCTCACGAGCCGGATGCCGCAGCACACGTCGCAGCTGTTCGGCACGAACATCGTGCACCTCATGACGCTGCTCACGCCGGCCAAGGACGGGGCGTTCGTGCTCGACCTGGAGGACCAGGTGCAGCGCGGCATGACCGTGGCGAGCGGTGGCGAGATCCTCTGGCCGCCGCCACCGATCCAGGTCTCGGCCGCGGCACCCGCACCCGCCGTGGCGGCCGCACCGACGGTCGACCCGGTGGAGAAGGCCCGCCGCGAGGCCGAGGAGGCCAGGCGCAAGTCGATGCGCCGCATGGTGTGGACCGGTCTGGGCGTGGTCCTGGTGACCCTCGCGATGACCTACTCACCGACGGTGTTCCAGACGAGCTTCACGGTGTTCGCCCTGGCCGTGTTCATCGGGTACTACGTGATCTCCAACGTGTCGCACTCGCTGCACACGCCCCTCATGTCCCAGACCAACGCGATCTCCGGGATCATCCTGGTCGGCGCGCTCCTCCAGCTCGGGTCGGACAACACCCTGGTGACCGTGATCGCGTTCCTCGCCGCCTCGGTCGCCAGCATCAACATCTTCGGTGGCTTCCTGGTCACGTACCGGATGCTCGGCATGTTCCGGAAGGACGCCTGA
- a CDS encoding HNH endonuclease — MAVDRSRRARAARRRRRRMARVEHDLTDEQWTALQEAWGGCAYCGATDRPLQRDCVLALSRGGRYTLDNIAPACGPCNASKCNDEVTSWLRRKHLDERAFLVRHLEVSAALARRFAVEPAGPAEASAPSEQGVG, encoded by the coding sequence GTGGCCGTCGACAGAAGTCGCAGGGCGCGGGCCGCACGCCGGCGCAGGCGTCGGATGGCGCGCGTCGAGCACGACCTCACCGACGAGCAGTGGACGGCGCTCCAGGAGGCGTGGGGCGGGTGCGCCTACTGCGGGGCGACGGATCGGCCGCTGCAGCGTGACTGCGTCCTGGCGCTCTCTCGTGGTGGGCGCTACACGCTCGACAACATCGCGCCGGCCTGTGGACCCTGCAACGCGAGCAAGTGCAACGACGAGGTCACGAGCTGGCTGCGGCGCAAGCACCTCGACGAGCGGGCGTTCCTCGTGCGGCACCTCGAGGTCTCGGCCGCGCTGGCCCGGAGGTTCGCCGTCGAGCCGGCCGGGCCTGCCGAGGCATCCGCGCCGTCGGAGCAGGGTGTGGGCTGA